The following are encoded together in the Desulfocurvibacter africanus subsp. africanus DSM 2603 genome:
- a CDS encoding ChaN family lipoprotein, which yields MACVRCLALIALALFLCIPADIRAQAREADALDLTLRDVLRGRDVPLAKAAHRLAEANVVLVGESHDDPDHHAAQLQIINSLRLSGYPVAVGLEMFQHREQQILDDWVVGNLSESDMAKAFARNWDASWPLYRPIFEYCRQERIPMIGLNVPREITRQVARQGFSSLSREQMGQLPPVVCIVDPAYEAFLRRVLGTHAGDGEFNKFCEAQLVWDTAMAYYAGEYHVSDPERTLVVLTGSVHAWKPAVPAQLRKLHPELSSLSVLPAESGVEPGRITPKDADYLYMRGG from the coding sequence ATGGCTTGCGTGAGATGCCTTGCCCTGATCGCGTTGGCTCTGTTTCTTTGCATCCCCGCCGATATCCGCGCCCAGGCCCGGGAAGCAGATGCCCTCGACCTGACCCTGCGCGATGTGCTTCGCGGTCGTGACGTGCCGCTGGCAAAGGCCGCGCATCGGCTGGCCGAGGCCAATGTGGTGCTGGTGGGCGAATCGCACGACGATCCGGACCACCATGCGGCTCAACTCCAGATAATCAACAGCCTGCGCCTGTCGGGATACCCCGTGGCCGTGGGCCTGGAAATGTTCCAGCACCGCGAGCAGCAGATCCTGGACGATTGGGTGGTAGGCAATCTCTCCGAGAGCGACATGGCCAAGGCCTTTGCCCGCAACTGGGATGCGAGCTGGCCGCTTTACCGCCCCATCTTCGAGTACTGTCGCCAAGAGCGGATTCCCATGATCGGGCTCAACGTGCCGCGCGAAATTACCCGGCAAGTAGCCAGACAGGGGTTCTCTTCCCTGAGCCGCGAGCAAATGGGCCAGCTTCCGCCCGTGGTGTGCATCGTTGACCCGGCCTACGAAGCCTTCTTGCGCAGGGTTCTGGGCACGCACGCCGGTGACGGCGAGTTCAATAAATTCTGCGAGGCCCAACTCGTGTGGGACACGGCCATGGCCTATTACGCAGGGGAGTACCATGTCAGCGATCCTGAGCGGACCCTGGTTGTGCTCACTGGATCCGTGCACGCATGGAAGCCGGCCGTGCCGGCACAGCTGCGCAAGCTCCATCCCGAATTGTCCAGCCTGAGCGTGCTACCGGCCGAATCGGGTGTCGAGCCCGGCCGGATTACCCCCAAGGATGCTGACTACTTGTATATGCGCGGGGGGTAG